In one window of Clavelina lepadiformis chromosome 4, kaClaLepa1.1, whole genome shotgun sequence DNA:
- the LOC143453033 gene encoding uncharacterized protein LOC143453033, whose protein sequence is MIRRGLNQFEHTLNLNLFRQHFNYIHNFNKYANIFQCKNTSCQALFQNSYELRRHSSLQNINRSLSRSLPKSGPRTIFLNRHVAMAVGVQTNVPGFSEFQCSIGELEQIVQQKLEYFEKAFAEAYQLLKRKFSFVYEFLEVMKPFIKVLTSYSKIQFDVKKGNNCMCLVTESLKFLDISNYLPAGTSYSAYHNKDQ, encoded by the exons ATGATACGGCGAGGTCTCAATCAATTTGAACATACACTGAACCTGAACCTATTTCGTCAACATTTTAACTACATACACAACTTTAATAAGTAtgctaatatttttcaatgtaaaaATACCTCTTGTCAAGCTTTGTTCCAGAACAGTTACGAATTAAGACGTCATTCATCACTGCAAAACATTAACCGAAGTCTTTCCCG TTCACTCCCAAAATCCGGTCCCAGGACTATATTTTTGAATCGTCACGTTGCTATGGCGGTGGGGGTGCAAACCAACGTTCCAGGTTTTTCGGAATTTCAATGTTCTATAGGTGAACTGGAACAGATTGTCCAGCAAAAGCTAGAATATTTCGAAAAAGCCTTTGCCGAGGCCTATCAATTGTTGAAAAggaaattttcatttgtttacgAGTTTTTGGAAG TGATGAAACCATTCATAAAAGTACTCACGTCCTATTCCAAGATACAGTTCGACGtgaaaaaaggaaataattgTATGTGTCTTGTGACGGAATCGTTAAAGTTTCTAGACATTAGCAATTATCTTCCGGCCGGTACAAGTTACTCTGCATATCACAACAAAGACCAGTAA
- the LOC143451878 gene encoding stAR-related lipid transfer protein 5-like isoform X3, with the protein MQNYELKAENLEKDALRLLKVSKDWKYFKSQNGVDMFYKSSPCFNGNMYKFVTEVDAPCDEVYSVMKPPTNSKDRLAWDKSIKSYECLHVANEGIIIGRITTFPVAFGMVSPREFIDVYYFKTYEDDEGNPDYGKVCWIFAESIEYPGYPITKQFVRAANFPAGYSVAENKSIFSFGY; encoded by the exons atgcaaaattatgaacTCAAAGCAGAAAATCTTGAGAAAGATGCACTACGTTTGTTGAAAGTCAGCAAAGACTGGAAGTATTTTAAATCGCAG AATGGCGTGGATATGTTTTACAAGTCTTCACCTTGTTTCAATGGAAATAT GTACAAATTTGTAACTGAAGTTGATGCGCCATGTGATGAAGTTTACAGCGTGATGAAACCTCCCACTAACTCCAAGGACCGGCTAGCCTGGgacaaaagcattaaaagttATGAGTGCCTTCATGTTGCCAATGAG GGTATCATCATTGGCCGAATAACCACATTTCCTGTTGCTTTCGGAATGGTGTCACCACGGGAATTTATTGATGTGTATTATTTTAAGACCTACGAAGACGATGAAGGAAATCCAG ATTATGGAAAAGTTTGCTGGATATTCG CTGAGAGCATTGAATATCCTGGTTACccaataacaaaacaattcgTGAGAGCTGCCAATTTTCCCGCCGGTTATTCTGTTGCAGAAAACAAGAG CATCTTTTCTTTTGGATATTAA
- the LOC143451878 gene encoding stAR-related lipid transfer protein 6-like isoform X1 — MQNYELKAENLEKDALRLLKVSKDWKYFKSQNGVDMFYKSSPCFNGNMYKFVTEVDAPCDEVYSVMKPPTNSKDRLAWDKSIKSYECLHVANEGIIIGRITTFPVAFGMVSPREFIDVYYFKTYEDDEGNPDYGKVCWIFAESIEYPGYPITKQFVRAANFPAGYSVAENKRNPSKSIMELYVNTDIGGMLPRSIIEAALPSQQVSYIKSIKTEVKRRMGRK; from the exons atgcaaaattatgaacTCAAAGCAGAAAATCTTGAGAAAGATGCACTACGTTTGTTGAAAGTCAGCAAAGACTGGAAGTATTTTAAATCGCAG AATGGCGTGGATATGTTTTACAAGTCTTCACCTTGTTTCAATGGAAATAT GTACAAATTTGTAACTGAAGTTGATGCGCCATGTGATGAAGTTTACAGCGTGATGAAACCTCCCACTAACTCCAAGGACCGGCTAGCCTGGgacaaaagcattaaaagttATGAGTGCCTTCATGTTGCCAATGAG GGTATCATCATTGGCCGAATAACCACATTTCCTGTTGCTTTCGGAATGGTGTCACCACGGGAATTTATTGATGTGTATTATTTTAAGACCTACGAAGACGATGAAGGAAATCCAG ATTATGGAAAAGTTTGCTGGATATTCG CTGAGAGCATTGAATATCCTGGTTACccaataacaaaacaattcgTGAGAGCTGCCAATTTTCCCGCCGGTTATTCTGTTGCAGAAAACAAGAG AAACCCAAGTAAAAGCATTATGGAGTTATACGTCAATACGGACATAGGTGGTATGCTTCCTCGATCAATAATTGAGGCCGCCTTGCCATCACAACAGGTCTCGTATATCAAAAGCATCAAAACAGAAGTGAAAAGAAGAATGggtagaaaataa
- the LOC143451878 gene encoding stAR-related lipid transfer protein 6-like isoform X2: protein MAWICFTSLHLVSMEIFDAPCDEVYSVMKPPTNSKDRLAWDKSIKSYECLHVANEGIIIGRITTFPVAFGMVSPREFIDVYYFKTYEDDEGNPDYGKVCWIFAESIEYPGYPITKQFVRAANFPAGYSVAENKRNPSKSIMELYVNTDIGGMLPRSIIEAALPSQQVSYIKSIKTEVKRRMGRK from the exons ATGGCGTGGATATGTTTTACAAGTCTTCACCTTGTTTCAATGGAAATAT TTGATGCGCCATGTGATGAAGTTTACAGCGTGATGAAACCTCCCACTAACTCCAAGGACCGGCTAGCCTGGgacaaaagcattaaaagttATGAGTGCCTTCATGTTGCCAATGAG GGTATCATCATTGGCCGAATAACCACATTTCCTGTTGCTTTCGGAATGGTGTCACCACGGGAATTTATTGATGTGTATTATTTTAAGACCTACGAAGACGATGAAGGAAATCCAG ATTATGGAAAAGTTTGCTGGATATTCG CTGAGAGCATTGAATATCCTGGTTACccaataacaaaacaattcgTGAGAGCTGCCAATTTTCCCGCCGGTTATTCTGTTGCAGAAAACAAGAG AAACCCAAGTAAAAGCATTATGGAGTTATACGTCAATACGGACATAGGTGGTATGCTTCCTCGATCAATAATTGAGGCCGCCTTGCCATCACAACAGGTCTCGTATATCAAAAGCATCAAAACAGAAGTGAAAAGAAGAATGggtagaaaataa
- the LOC143451877 gene encoding stAR-related lipid transfer protein 5-like isoform X1 — MMETYSSKVKQLVKEVLNIQRNKTGWTFWKNENAVDIYYKPSSYFNGNMYKFVTEIDGPHDMVYDVMKPPSSPEISMEWDKSIQSYELIKTISTDVFIGRVTTFPAVLGLISAREFLNLYVLKTFSDFSESTQINSKYGKVSWIFAESIALPESPETKDYVRVANYPGGFAIVENKKNPSKSMVETFINCDIGGMLPRSLIEAALPSQQILYIQGVKAEVKKRMNQRK; from the exons ATGATGGAAACTTACAGCTCCAAAGTAAAGCAACTTGTGAAAGAAGTTCTGAATATACAAAGGAATAAAACTGGATGGacattttggaaaaatgaa AATGCAGTTGATATATATTACAAACCCTCATCTTATTTCAATGGAAATAT GTATAAATTTGTTACTGAAATTGATGGCCCCCATGATATGGTTTATGATGTTATGAAACCACCTTCTTCACCAGAAATTAGCATGGAATGGGACAAAAGTATACAGAGCTATGAGCTGATTAAAACTATTTCTACG gaTGTGTTTATCGGGCGGGTAACAACATTTCCAGCTGTTTTAGGTTTAATATCAGCACGAGAGTTTTTGAATCTTTATGTTCTCAAAACCTTTTCAGACTTTTCAGAATCTACTCAGATTAATTCAA AATATGGAAAAGTTAGTTGGATATTTG CTGAAAGCATTGCACTGCCCGAAAGTCCAGAAACTAAAGATTATGTCAGGGTCGCTAATTATCCTGGTGGATTCGCAATTgtggaaaataaaaa AAACCCCTCAAAAAGCATGGTAGAAACGTTCATCAACTGTGACATAGGTGGCATGTTGCCTCGTTCCTTGATTGAGGCAGCTCTTCCATCCCAACAAATCCTCTACATACAGGGAGTCAAAGCTGAAGTGAAAAAACGGATGAATCAAAGAAAATGA
- the LOC143451877 gene encoding stAR-related lipid transfer protein 5-like isoform X2 produces MMETYSSKVKQLVKEVLNIQRNKTGWTFWKNENAVDIYYKPSSYFNGNMYKFVTEIDGPHDMVYDVMKPPSSPEISMEWDKSIQSYELIKTISTDVFIGRVTTFPAVLGLISAREFLNLYVLKTFSDFSESTQINSKYGKVSWIFAESIALPESPETKDYVRVANYPGGFAIVENKNISETPQKAW; encoded by the exons ATGATGGAAACTTACAGCTCCAAAGTAAAGCAACTTGTGAAAGAAGTTCTGAATATACAAAGGAATAAAACTGGATGGacattttggaaaaatgaa AATGCAGTTGATATATATTACAAACCCTCATCTTATTTCAATGGAAATAT GTATAAATTTGTTACTGAAATTGATGGCCCCCATGATATGGTTTATGATGTTATGAAACCACCTTCTTCACCAGAAATTAGCATGGAATGGGACAAAAGTATACAGAGCTATGAGCTGATTAAAACTATTTCTACG gaTGTGTTTATCGGGCGGGTAACAACATTTCCAGCTGTTTTAGGTTTAATATCAGCACGAGAGTTTTTGAATCTTTATGTTCTCAAAACCTTTTCAGACTTTTCAGAATCTACTCAGATTAATTCAA AATATGGAAAAGTTAGTTGGATATTTG CTGAAAGCATTGCACTGCCCGAAAGTCCAGAAACTAAAGATTATGTCAGGGTCGCTAATTATCCTGGTGGATTCGCAATTgtggaaaataaaaa TATTTCAGAAACCCCTCAAAAAGCATGGTAG
- the LOC143451876 gene encoding inositol hexakisphosphate kinase 3-like yields the protein MDTEKPLMKVVSEARILEPFVHQVSGRAHMLSLDAKTLCKSLSKREWNFYKQMPQSLQRFTPRLKGILLGKLEEDLHLFKSSDIWPLSNINSTLVSSGLIETKRDENSDQICNKNRQQNGRIQHQPGCEDSPKNQRVFEQTLFKGLERVNYVTSNGFTSHAWTVDKDQEAVTEAVGHNPWALRQHYREINRTLKGDSLRKEIDLGVLQNEIRDDDEPILKAKNGAIDNGCCLKAYLLLEDVTSGYHFPSILDLKIGTQLDRHGCSQEKKDKHIHLVKNSSTGTIGIRMAGMQVYQVNTGQYLCRDKYYGRGLTTNGFKDTLRQFLHNGQRIVTEVIPPIVERLVALRKELEYQETFRFHASSVLITYEGARDGLKESVVTSRPLRDLESVTSRENGGSGALTSGKTNDESECTDSRTNYSNNNKNNATHGEVGVHMIDFAHSTFDGFLGDEVVYSGPDKDCLYALDNLVSVLENIERNAT from the exons ATGGATACCGAGAAACCTTTGATGAAAGTCGTTTCAGAAGCCAGGATCTTGGAACCTTTTGTTCACCAG GTTAGCGGTCGGGCACATATGTTATCTCTTGACGCCAAAACCTTATGCAAAAGCTTATCAAAACGCGAGTGGAATTTCTACAAACAGATGCCACAGTCTTTGCAACGGTTTACGCCGCGTTTAAAAG GCATTCTGTTGGGAAAATTGGAAGAAGACTTGCACCTTTTCAAATCATCCGATATATGGCCTTTATCGAATATTAATTCAACACTTGTAAGTTCTGGTCTGATTGAAACAAAACGAGACGAGAATTCTGatcaaatttgcaacaaaaatcgGCAGCAAAACGGACGAATACAACATCAACCAGGGTGCGAAGATTCACCGAAGAACCAAAGAGTTTTTGA ACAAACTTTGTTCAAAGGCTTAGAAAGAGTCAATTACGTCACAAGCAACGGTTTTACTAGCCACGCGTGGACAGTAGACAAAGATCAAGAGGCGGTCACTGAAGCGGTCGGCCACAATCCATGGGCACTTCGCCAGCATTACCGCGAGATCAACCGCACACTCAAGGGCGACAGCTTGCGGAAAGAAATTGACTTGGGTGTTCTACAAAATGAGATTCGAGATGACGACGAGCCAATTTTGAAGGCTAAGAATGGAGCGATCGATAACGGTTGTTGCTTGAAAG CTTATCTCCTACTGGAAGACGTCACTTCCGGTTATCACTTTCCCAGCATCCTTGATCTGAAGATAGGAACTCAACTGGACCGTCATGGATGCTCGCAGGAGAAGAAAGATAAACACATTCATCTTGTGAAGAATAGCAGCACCGGGACCATTGGGATACGCATGGCTGGAATGCAG GTGTACCAGGTCAACACAGGCCAGTATCTCTGCCGGGACAAGTACTACGGACGTGGTTTGACCACCAACGGGTTCAAAGACACGCTTCGCCAGTTCCTTCACAACGGACAGAGAATCGTGACTGAGGTGATTCCCCCAATAGTGGAACGTCTGGTGGCGCTTCGAAAGGAGCTCGAATATCAGGAAACATTCAGATTTCATGCCAGTTCCGTTTTAATAACATACGAAGGCGCGAGAGATGGTTTGAAAGAATCCGTGGTCACTAGTCGGCCATTGCGTGATCTTGAAAGCGTGACGTCCCGCGAGAACGGTGGTTCAGGTGCGTTAACTAGCGGGAAAACAAACGATGAAAGTGAATGCACAGATTCAAGGACTAAttacagcaacaacaacaaaaacaatgcCACTCACGGTGAAGTTGGAGTTCATATGATTGATTTTGCACACAGCACCTTTGACGGTTTTCTGGGAGACGAAGTAGTATATTCTGGTCCCGATAAAGACTGTCTTTACGCTTTAGACAACTTGGTTTCTGTTTTAGAGAATATTGAAAGGAACGCAACCTAA
- the LOC143452110 gene encoding grancalcin-like — MAMEDPIMRRLYDSVNWDQDNGLSVEEMQRGLTESQISGIYQPFSQETTRILCVTLDRNRDSKINFEEFCEVFRSLNGWKNVFVQHDRDRSGTMEGAELHRVLIDLGYHLSPQAMGIILRRYSNNNKISFDGFVGCCISLKHLTDGFRFYDKNSDGNATLHYYQYLHLAFSL, encoded by the exons ATGGCGATG GAGGATCCAATAATGAGGAGGCTTTACGACTCTGTCAACTGGGACCAAGACAATGGGCTTTCTGTGGAGGAAATGCAAAGGGGCCTCACAGAAAGCCAGATAAGCGGAATATACCAACCTTTCAGTCAAGAAACGACTAGAATTCTATGCG TAACGTTGGATAGAAATCGCGACAGCAAGATCAACTtcgaagaattttgtgaagtTTTTCGCAGCTTGAACGGTTGGAAGAACGTTTTTGTCCAACATGACCGCGATAGAAGCGGGACGATGGAGGGAGCGGAACTTCATCGCGTTCTCATCGACTTGG GCTACCATCTGTCGCCCCAGGCCATGGGAATTATTCTCCGTCGTTATAGCAATAACAACAAGATTTCTTTTGACGGCTTCGTTGGTTGCTGCATATCATTAAAG CATCTCACTGACGGCTTTCGATTCTACGACAAAAACAGCGATGGAAATGCGACTTTACACTACTATCAGTATCTGCATCTGGCTTTTAGTCTTTAA
- the LOC143453138 gene encoding uncharacterized protein LOC143453138: MCYFVKYLTLLLVYPLIISIGLSNCQDITEVTCQTRGIDPPFGQSSAVSFEVNCPASCSNSVGNVWGDVIYTDDSSICRAAIHDGIITESTGGKVRFFFTDGQNSYRGVLRNSVQSSSYGSWQKSIKFTPDAVDVTCQTRGYDQPFADLNYALFLVNCPSSCSHSVGNVWGDVIYTDDSSICRAAIHDRKITDSAGGQVSFRFADGQSAYNGVLKNSIRSFSYGPWRRSMTFSSKIFTATCEITGQDSLFAGLTEYVVRCPVNCQNDFSPVWGDIVYTQSSSVCRSAVHNSQINPAEGGFVRVYKYPGQHYYPEHTSEYIPSSPHGPYAGSFAFNSSIRTTPDVTCNTKARDSSFAKSSETMFDVFCPSSCVGSSGIVWGNIVYTENSSICRAAIHDGKVTDSGGRVRFYKYKGQNSYASVLRNSVQSTAQGAFANSIAFIPPYHLATLPPHIG; encoded by the exons atgtgttattttgtcaaaTACCTAACTTTACTGCTTGTTTATCCATTAATAATTAGCATTGGATTATCAAATTGCCAAG ATATAACGGAGGTAACTTGTCAAACCAGAGGCATCGACCCACCTTTCGGACAGTCCAGCGCGGTTAGCTTTGAAGTTAACTGTCCAGCATCTTGTAGCAATTCTGTGGGAAATGTTTGGGGTGACGTCATATACACTGACGATTCGTCGATTTGTCGAGCagcgatccacgacgggatcATTACAG AGTCAACAGGAGGTAAGGTACGTTTCTTCTTCACAGATGGACAAAACTCTTACCGTGGAGTGCTAAGAAATTCTGTACAATCATCTTCCTATGGTTCTTGGCAAAAATCTATAAAGTTTACTCCTG ACGCTGTAGACGTGACTTGCCAAACAAGAGGATACGATCAACCATTCGCCGATTTGAACTATGCTTTGTTTCTGGTCAACTGTCCATCATCTTGCAGCCATTCTGTGGGGAATGTTTGGGGTGACGTCATATACACTGACGATTCTTCGATTTGCCGTGCAGCGATCCACGACAGAAAAATTACTG ATTCAGCTGGTGGACAGGTTAGTTTCCGCTTTGCTGATGGTCAAAGCGCATACAACGGTGTCCTGAAAAATTCTATACGGAGTTTTTCTTACGGACCATGGCGAAGATCCATGACTTTTTCTTCAA AAATCTTCACTGCAACATGCGAAATAACTGGCCAGGACTCTTTGTTTGCCGGCCTCACCGAGTACGTTGTTCGTTGTCCAGTGAATTGTCAGAATGACTTTTCCCCGGTATGGGGTGACATCGTTTATACACAGTCCTCGTCAGTCTGTCGCTCCGCGGTACACAACTCTCAAATAAACC CCGCCGAAGGTGGGTTTGTGCGTGTTTACAAGTATCCCGGGCAACATTATTATCCTGAACACACCAGCGAATATATTCCCTCTTCACCACATGGGCCTTACGCTGGTTCATTTGCATTCAACTCATCAATCAGAA CCACACCGGACGTGACGTGTAACACCAAAGCGAGAGACTCGTCCTTCGCTAAATCAAGCGAAACCATGTTTGATGTATTTTGTCCTTCATCTTGCGTTGGCTCTTCTGGAATCGTTTGGGGTAATATTGTATACACTGAAAATTCGTCCATTTGTCGTGCTGCGATTCATGACGGAAAAGTCACCG ATTCAGGCGGAAGGGTGAGATTCTACAAATACAAAGGTCAAAACTCCTACGCCAGTGTGCTGAGAAATTCTGTGCAAAGCACCGCTCAAGGAGCTTTTGCAAATTCCATAGCTTTCATTCCAC cttATCATTTAGCTACTCTGCCTCCACATAT tgGATGA
- the LOC143453034 gene encoding sodium-dependent glucose transporter 1A-like yields MSCLPIITVSYVCVFNPIICLEETLTLTEERPEEPVRNIFGLLALITLFYFFLIGGEHPYIAHIFAISVCSKLHFSVSDASINNSVFWGGYGLGRLVAVPLANYVKPGKVIMMFLTGTVLTLAIMAIFGEWVPTIWWVTTFLYGFCSSPLYPAMVSWISQLANISGKYIFIVNLGNSIGSMSMVPVGAVIFQNKPFDLVYFSLGMAITMSIVFAVMIVYGKRYKKKIAYSKNEIELSQLNSE; encoded by the exons ATGTC TTGCTTACCTATTATCACTGTGTCTTACGTATGTGTTTTCAATCCAATTATATGCTTAGAAGAAACACTTACATTAACCGAAGAAAGACCCGAAGAACCTGTCAGAAACATCTTTGGTCTTCTCGCTTTAATCACTTTATTTTACTTCTTCCTGATTGGCGGCGAGCATCCCTACATAGCGCACATTTTCGCAATATCCGTCTGCTCCAAGCTTCATTTCTCG GTTTCCGATGCCAGTATAAACAACTCCGTGTTCTGGGGTGGATACGGTCTTGGTCGTTTGGTTGCTGTACCTCTTGCAAATTACGTTAAACCTGGAAAAGTCATTATGATGTTTTTGACCGGGACCGTTTTGACCTTG GCAATAATGGCCATCTTTGGAGAGTGGGTGCCAACAATTTGGTGGGTTACAACTTTCCTGTATGGGTTCTGTTCGTCCCCTCTTTACCCGGCTATGGTATCCTGGATTTCTCAACTGGCTAATATATCAG GAAAATACATCTTTATAGTAAACCTAGGAAACAGCATCGGTTCAATGAGCATGGTACCTGTAGGAGCCGTGATTTTCCAAAATAAACCGTTTGATTTGGTGTATTTTAGCTTGG GTATGGCAATAACGATGTCAATAGTGTTTGCGGTTATGATTGTTTATGGGAAACGATACAAGAAAAAGATTGCATATTCCAAGAACGAAATTGAATTGTCTCAACTTAATTCAGAATAA